One Nostocoides sp. HKS02 genomic window carries:
- the mshA gene encoding D-inositol-3-phosphate glycosyltransferase, whose product MGCCDRIDRVAMLSVHTSPLEQPGTGDAGGMNVYVVEVARQLARRGVEVEIFTRTTTAELPPTVELEPGVLVRHVTAGPYEGLGKGDLPGQLCAFAAGVMRTGAHEPEGHYSLVHSHYWLSGQVGWLAADRWQVPLVHTMHTMARVKNLHLAEGDTPEPAGREIGEVQVVEAADRLIANTLGERHELIELYAADPDKVVVVPPGVDLSLFSPGDTRAARAATGLPQDAKVLLFVGRIQPLKAPEVLIKAGAELLARHPNWRGELVIAVVGGPSGSGLAHPQGLQELADGLGVAPQVRFVPPVPRTELAQWYRAADLVVVPSHSESFGLVAVEAQACGTPVVAARVGGLPTAVGEAGVLVDGHDPHVWADTLDALLHDPERREALSRKAVEHAALFGWDRTTERLYEVYVEACRARALTKDTPSPNGSLAGIPAAVTP is encoded by the coding sequence ATGGGCTGCTGCGACCGCATCGACCGCGTCGCGATGCTCAGCGTGCACACCTCGCCGCTGGAGCAGCCCGGGACCGGTGACGCGGGCGGCATGAACGTCTACGTCGTCGAGGTCGCCCGCCAGCTCGCGCGCCGCGGCGTCGAGGTCGAGATCTTCACCCGCACGACCACGGCCGAGCTGCCGCCCACCGTCGAGCTCGAGCCGGGCGTGCTCGTGCGCCACGTGACGGCCGGGCCCTACGAGGGCCTGGGCAAGGGGGACCTGCCGGGTCAGCTCTGCGCGTTCGCAGCGGGGGTGATGCGCACCGGCGCCCACGAGCCCGAGGGGCACTACAGCCTCGTGCACTCGCACTACTGGCTGTCGGGTCAGGTGGGATGGCTCGCCGCTGACCGCTGGCAGGTGCCGCTGGTCCACACGATGCACACGATGGCGCGCGTCAAGAACCTCCATCTTGCCGAGGGCGACACCCCGGAGCCCGCTGGCCGCGAGATCGGTGAGGTGCAGGTCGTCGAGGCGGCGGACCGCCTCATCGCCAACACCCTGGGCGAGCGTCACGAGCTGATCGAGCTGTATGCCGCCGACCCCGACAAGGTCGTCGTCGTCCCCCCAGGGGTGGACCTCTCGCTCTTCTCTCCCGGCGACACGCGCGCTGCCCGAGCGGCGACCGGGTTGCCCCAGGACGCGAAGGTGCTGCTCTTCGTCGGACGCATCCAGCCGCTCAAGGCGCCCGAGGTGCTCATCAAGGCCGGGGCCGAGCTCCTCGCGCGCCACCCGAACTGGCGCGGCGAGCTCGTGATCGCCGTGGTGGGAGGCCCCTCAGGGTCGGGCCTGGCCCACCCGCAGGGGCTGCAGGAGCTCGCAGACGGGCTGGGAGTCGCGCCGCAGGTGCGGTTCGTGCCGCCGGTGCCTCGCACCGAGCTGGCGCAGTGGTACCGAGCTGCCGACCTCGTCGTCGTGCCCTCGCACTCCGAGTCCTTCGGTCTGGTGGCCGTGGAGGCCCAGGCTTGTGGCACCCCGGTCGTCGCGGCCCGGGTGGGTGGCCTGCCCACCGCTGTGGGCGAGGCAGGTGTCCTGGTGGACGGTCACGACCCGCACGTCTGGGCCGACACCCTCGATGCACTGCTGCACGACCCGGAGCGTCGCGAGGCGTTGTCGCGCAAGGCGGTCGAGCACGCCGCGCTGTTCGGGTGGGACCGCACGACGGAGCGCCTCTACGAGGTGTACGTCGAGGCCTGCCGGGCCCGTGCGCTCACCAAGGACACCCCATCACCCAACGGGTCCCTGGCCGGCATCCCCGCGGCGGTCACGCCGTGA
- a CDS encoding YbjN domain-containing protein gives MSGAANGHAAGLGMTIESYLADAQIEWEPGARDGEFVLTLPGDKKLKTVASLVAGADTLSVSAFVIRNPDENHETFYRYLLRKNLRLPGLAYAVDTTGDVYVTGRLPAAAVDAAYLDQLVGRAARGGGRALQRAAGDRLPFPRCARSGTGASRGASRCATSRPSGRSSSGTVTRVRSRLSRLAPWPTRSSCSVTGTPTGTPRTSSPAGSTST, from the coding sequence GTGAGCGGGGCAGCGAACGGTCACGCCGCCGGGCTCGGGATGACCATCGAGTCCTACCTCGCGGACGCCCAGATCGAGTGGGAGCCAGGGGCGCGGGACGGCGAGTTCGTGCTCACGCTGCCGGGCGACAAGAAGCTCAAGACCGTGGCCTCGCTGGTTGCCGGCGCCGACACCCTGTCCGTGTCGGCCTTCGTCATCCGCAACCCGGACGAGAACCACGAGACGTTCTACCGCTACCTCCTGCGCAAGAACCTCCGCCTCCCCGGCCTGGCGTATGCCGTCGACACCACCGGTGACGTCTACGTCACCGGCCGGCTGCCCGCCGCCGCCGTCGACGCGGCATACCTCGACCAGCTTGTTGGGCGCGCTGCTCGAGGCGGCGGACGCGCACTTCAACGAGCTGCTGGCGATCGGCTTCCCTTTCCTCGATGCGCAAGGAGTGGGACTGGCGCGTCTCGCGGGGCGAGTCGCTGCGCAACCTCGAGGCCTTCCGGTCGATCCTCCAGCGGGACGGTGACCCGGGTCCGGAGCAGGCTCAGTAGGCTGGCGCCATGGCCTACACGCTCATCCTGCTCCGTCACGGGCACTCCGACTGGAACGCCAAGAACCTCTTCACCGGCTGGGTCGACGTCGACCTGA
- a CDS encoding phosphoglyceromutase, translating to MAYTLILLRHGHSDWNAKNLFTGWVDVDLNDQGRDEAVSGGQLLKDKGVLPTVVHTSVLRRAITTANLALDAADRHWIPVRRDWRLNERHYGALQGLDKAATREKYGDEQFMLWRRSFDTPPPPIEVGSEFDQTGDPRYDGVEVPRTECLKDVIARMMPYWEGPIQDDLRAGETVLVTAHGNSLRALVKHLDQISDDDIAALNIPTGQPLVYTLDEDFMPAQPAEYLDPEAAAEAAAAVAAQGR from the coding sequence ATGGCCTACACGCTCATCCTGCTCCGTCACGGGCACTCCGACTGGAACGCCAAGAACCTCTTCACCGGCTGGGTCGACGTCGACCTGAACGACCAGGGTCGCGACGAGGCCGTCAGCGGTGGACAGCTGTTGAAGGACAAGGGCGTTCTGCCGACCGTCGTGCACACCTCGGTGCTGCGCCGTGCGATCACGACCGCCAACCTCGCGCTCGACGCGGCGGACCGTCACTGGATACCGGTGCGGCGTGACTGGCGCCTCAACGAGCGGCACTACGGCGCGCTCCAGGGTCTCGACAAGGCCGCGACCCGGGAGAAGTACGGCGACGAGCAGTTCATGCTGTGGCGCCGGTCGTTCGACACACCACCGCCGCCCATCGAGGTCGGCAGCGAGTTCGACCAGACCGGCGACCCGCGCTACGACGGTGTCGAGGTTCCGCGCACCGAGTGCCTCAAGGACGTCATCGCACGGATGATGCCGTACTGGGAGGGGCCGATCCAGGACGACCTCAGGGCCGGCGAGACCGTCCTGGTCACCGCGCACGGCAACAGCCTGCGCGCGCTGGTCAAGCACCTCGACCAGATCAGCGATGACGACATCGCGGCGCTCAACATCCCGACCGGCCAGCCGTTGGTCTACACCCTGGACGAGGACTTCATGCCGGCGCAGCCGGCCGAGTACCTCGACCCGGAGGCCGCCGCGGAGGCCGCGGCCGCCGTGGCAGCGCAGGGGCGCTAG
- the phoU gene encoding phosphate signaling complex protein PhoU translates to MRDAFHEDLDTISDQLVEMTRLAGSAMSRATTALLDADIQVAESVIEADKELDRLREQLDALSIDLLARQQPVATDLRMVVTSMRMSADLERMGDLARHVAKVARLRYPESAVPADIRATILQMGQVAERIVAKCGSVIAAKDVEDAKTLERDDDAMDELHRTLFSHLIDGTWKHGTEAAVDMTLVGRYYERFADHAVSVAHRVVYLVTGEWDVAEDHEDQEDGAAPLG, encoded by the coding sequence ATGCGCGACGCCTTTCATGAGGACCTCGACACGATCTCCGACCAGCTCGTCGAGATGACGCGGCTCGCGGGGTCGGCGATGTCCAGGGCCACCACCGCACTCCTCGACGCCGACATCCAGGTCGCCGAGTCCGTGATCGAGGCCGACAAGGAGCTCGACCGCCTGCGCGAGCAGCTCGACGCGTTGTCGATCGACCTGTTGGCCCGCCAGCAGCCCGTGGCCACCGACCTGCGCATGGTCGTCACCTCGATGCGCATGAGCGCGGACCTCGAGCGCATGGGCGACCTCGCGCGCCACGTGGCCAAGGTCGCGCGACTGCGGTACCCGGAGTCGGCCGTGCCGGCCGACATCAGGGCCACGATCCTGCAGATGGGCCAGGTCGCCGAGCGCATCGTCGCCAAGTGCGGCTCGGTCATCGCCGCCAAGGACGTCGAGGACGCCAAGACCCTCGAGCGTGACGACGACGCCATGGACGAGCTGCACCGCACGCTGTTCAGCCACCTCATCGACGGCACGTGGAAGCACGGCACCGAGGCCGCAGTCGACATGACCTTGGTGGGCCGGTACTACGAGCGGTTCGCGGACCACGCGGTCTCGGTCGCTCACCGCGTCGTCTACCTCGTCACCGGCGAGTGGGATGTCGCCGAGGACCACGAGGACCAGGAGGACGGCGCAGCGCCGCTCGGCTGA